From Anaerohalosphaera lusitana, one genomic window encodes:
- a CDS encoding transposase, whose product MNQPASNGPTISFDEFGPLEIRPQPGRNYCHTDHPKRLPATYTRKHGVQHWLAFYDVHQKKLWGYVRPRKRHQEFLEVLKLTRKKYPANQRIHLILDNFSPHRKDKVLRYCRENNIHLIWTPTNASWLNPIECQFTHVKEFVIRGTNYQNHNELKIALNRYVAYRNKKNQQKLNLDN is encoded by the coding sequence GTGAACCAGCCGGCCTCAAACGGGCCGACCATATCATTCGACGAGTTCGGACCGCTGGAGATTCGTCCTCAGCCAGGCCGGAATTACTGTCATACCGACCATCCCAAGAGGCTGCCTGCGACCTATACCCGCAAACACGGCGTTCAGCACTGGCTGGCGTTTTACGATGTCCATCAGAAAAAGCTCTGGGGATATGTTCGGCCACGCAAGCGGCATCAGGAGTTCTTGGAAGTTTTGAAACTGACCAGGAAAAAGTATCCTGCGAACCAGCGGATCCATCTGATACTGGACAATTTCTCGCCGCACCGCAAGGACAAGGTTCTGCGGTACTGTCGCGAGAACAATATTCATCTGATCTGGACGCCGACCAACGCATCATGGCTAAATCCTATCGAATGTCAGTTTACCCATGTTAAGGAATTCGTCATACGCGGAACTAATTATCAAAACCACAATGAGCTTAAAATCGCTCTGAATAGATACGTAGCATATCGCAATAAAAAAAATCAGCAAAAGTTAAACTTAGATAATTGA
- a CDS encoding helix-turn-helix domain-containing protein, whose translation MCLYARDLSTSEGQQIQRILRSSKSRIKIRRGQVILASNQGYKVPAIAELVHYSPHHVRAIIKDFNQRGLKALEPKPRPGRPPEFTEDDKAIIAETAKCPPDLLDCPFKRWSLEKLREYLVQEKIVPTISIETLRTILREKKVKLRRTKTWKECNDPNLKSKKN comes from the coding sequence ATGTGTCTGTACGCCAGAGACCTCAGTACCAGTGAAGGCCAGCAAATTCAGCGGATACTCCGCAGCAGCAAAAGCCGAATCAAGATTCGTCGCGGCCAAGTCATTCTTGCCTCTAACCAGGGCTATAAAGTTCCTGCTATCGCCGAGCTGGTTCACTATTCGCCGCACCATGTCAGGGCCATCATCAAAGACTTTAACCAACGCGGCCTTAAGGCGTTGGAGCCCAAGCCCCGGCCGGGAAGACCGCCGGAGTTTACCGAGGACGACAAGGCCATTATTGCCGAGACTGCAAAATGTCCGCCCGATCTTCTGGACTGCCCTTTTAAGCGGTGGTCCCTGGAAAAACTGCGTGAATATCTTGTCCAGGAAAAGATCGTTCCTACGATCAGCATTGAAACACTCAGGACCATCCTGCGTGAAAAGAAGGTCAAGCTCCGGCGGACAAAGACGTGGAAAGAGTGCAACGACCCCAATCTCAAGTCTAAAAAAAACTAA
- a CDS encoding transposase, whose product MNQPASNGPTISFDEFGPLEIRPQPGRNYCHTDHPKRLPATYTRKHGVQHWLAFYDVHQKKLWGYVRPRKRHQEFLEVLKLTRKKYPANQRIHLILDNFSPHRKDKVLRYCRENNIHLIWTPTNASWLNPIECQFTHVKEFVIRGTNYQNHNELKIALNRYVAYRNKKNQQKLNLDN is encoded by the coding sequence GTGAACCAGCCGGCCTCAAACGGGCCGACCATATCATTCGACGAGTTCGGACCGCTGGAGATTCGTCCTCAGCCAGGCCGGAATTACTGTCATACCGACCATCCCAAGAGGCTGCCTGCGACCTATACCCGCAAACACGGCGTTCAGCACTGGCTGGCGTTTTACGATGTCCATCAGAAAAAGCTCTGGGGATATGTTCGGCCACGCAAGCGGCATCAGGAGTTCTTGGAAGTTTTGAAACTGACCAGGAAAAAGTATCCGGCAAACCAGCGGATCCATCTGATACTGGACAATTTCTCGCCGCACCGCAAGGACAAGGTTCTGCGGTACTGTCGCGAGAACAATATTCATCTGATCTGGACGCCGACCAACGCATCATGGCTAAATCCTATCGAATGTCAGTTTACCCATGTTAAGGAATTCGTCATACGCGGAACTAATTATCAAAACCACAATGAGCTTAAAATCGCTCTGAATAGATACGTAGCATATCGCAATAAAAAAAATCAGCAAAAGTTAAACTTAGATAATTGA
- a CDS encoding helix-turn-helix domain-containing protein: MCLYARDLSTSEGQQIQRILRSSKSRIKIRRGQVILASNQGYKVPAIAELVHYSPHHVRVIIKDFNQRGLKALEPKPRPGRPPEFTEDDKAIIAETAKCPPDLLDCPFKRWSLEKLREYLVQEKIVPTISIETLRTILREKKVKLRRTKTWKECNDPNLKSKKN; the protein is encoded by the coding sequence ATGTGTCTGTACGCCAGAGACCTCAGTACCAGTGAAGGCCAGCAAATTCAGCGGATACTCCGCAGCAGCAAAAGCCGAATCAAGATTCGTCGCGGCCAAGTCATTCTTGCCTCTAACCAGGGCTATAAAGTTCCTGCTATCGCCGAGCTGGTTCACTATTCGCCGCACCATGTCAGGGTCATCATCAAAGACTTTAACCAACGCGGCCTTAAGGCGTTGGAGCCCAAGCCCCGGCCGGGAAGACCGCCGGAGTTTACCGAGGACGACAAGGCCATTATTGCCGAGACTGCAAAATGTCCGCCCGACCTTCTGGACTGCCCTTTTAAGCGGTGGTCGCTGGAAAAACTGCGTGAATATCTTGTCCAGGAAAAGATCGTTCCTACGATCAGCATTGAAACACTCAGGACCATCCTGCGTGAAAAGAAGGTCAAGCTCCGGCGGACAAAGACGTGGAAAGAGTGCAACGACCCCAATCTCAAGTCTAAAAAAAACTAA
- a CDS encoding IS3 family transposase (programmed frameshift) → MKRKNHSPEQIVKMLRQADAVIGSGGTVQQACRELGISEATYYNWRKQYGRMKLDQVKQLKALQKENAQLKKLVADQALDNAILKEALFGKLLSPARRRKAARHVQKSLAVSERRACKVIGQPRASQRYKPQQQPTNTALTSKIIELAKEHQSYGYRFITAKLRQHGWRVNHKRVQRIWRKEALQVPHRRKGRKTKGNSDNSCSVQKADYKDHVWTYDFVSDQSEDGRSLKFLTVLDEFTRESLTIEVGRSIKSGDVVETLEYLFAVRGVPGFIRSDNGPEFVASAIKKKLGKKNVETLYIEKGQPWENGFIESFNGKFRDEVLNRELFYSVKEAKVIVEQWRMEYNNHRPHSGLDYATPAEFAATCIASASPTAQLQQYTTDEKDNSLTVAGT, encoded by the exons ATGAAACGCAAGAATCACAGTCCCGAACAGATTGTCAAGATGCTCCGCCAGGCGGATGCTGTAATCGGCTCCGGCGGTACGGTCCAGCAGGCCTGCCGTGAGCTGGGCATCAGCGAGGCGACCTACTACAACTGGCGCAAGCAATACGGCCGCATGAAGCTCGACCAGGTCAAGCAGCTCAAGGCCCTGCAAAAAGAGAACGCCCAGCTCAAAAAGCTCGTTGCCGACCAGGCACTGGACAACGCCATACTCAAAGAGGCGCTTT TCGGGAAATTACTGAGCCCGGCCCGGAGACGCAAAGCGGCCAGGCATGTTCAAAAGAGTCTGGCCGTATCCGAGCGTCGGGCATGCAAGGTGATAGGTCAGCCGCGAGCCAGCCAGCGGTATAAACCTCAGCAGCAGCCAACGAACACGGCACTGACCAGCAAGATAATCGAGCTGGCAAAGGAACACCAAAGCTACGGCTACAGGTTTATAACGGCCAAGCTTCGTCAGCATGGCTGGCGTGTAAATCATAAACGAGTTCAACGAATATGGCGAAAGGAAGCATTACAGGTGCCTCACAGACGCAAAGGACGAAAAACGAAAGGCAACAGCGACAACAGCTGCAGCGTGCAAAAAGCCGACTACAAGGACCATGTCTGGACGTATGATTTCGTCAGCGACCAGAGCGAGGACGGTCGCAGTCTGAAGTTTCTCACGGTGCTCGATGAGTTCACGCGTGAGTCGCTTACGATAGAAGTAGGCAGGTCGATCAAGTCGGGCGATGTGGTTGAAACGCTGGAATACCTGTTTGCGGTCCGAGGCGTGCCTGGGTTTATACGTAGCGACAACGGGCCGGAATTTGTGGCTAGTGCGATCAAGAAGAAGCTCGGCAAAAAGAACGTCGAAACGCTTTATATCGAGAAGGGTCAGCCGTGGGAAAATGGCTTCATCGAATCGTTCAACGGCAAGTTCAGAGATGAGGTGCTCAATCGTGAGCTGTTTTATTCGGTTAAGGAAGCGAAAGTGATTGTCGAACAGTGGCGGATGGAATATAATAACCATCGGCCGCACAGCGGGCTGGACTACGCGACCCCGGCCGAGTTCGCCGCCACGTGCATTGCTTCCGCTTCGCCTACGGCTCAGCTACAGCAATATACGACAGATGAGAAGGACAACTCTCTAACAGTAGCTGGTACATAA